One segment of Synechococcus sp. A15-24 DNA contains the following:
- the uvrA gene encoding excinuclease ABC subunit UvrA: protein MVRAAAKSTDRSAPMNLSGGSLEDVIRVRGARQHNLKNVDVTIPRNKLVVFTGVSGSGKSSLAFDTIFAEGQRRYVESLSAYARQFLGQVDKPDVDAIEGLSPAISIDQKSTSHNPRSTVGTVTEIQDYLRLLFGRAGEPHCPQCERSIRPQSIDEMVDQILLLPEGTRYQLLAPVVRGKKGTHTKMISGLAAEGFARVRIDGEVRELADNIELDKNHSHNIEVVVDRLVARDGIQERLTDSLRTVLKRGDGLALVEVVPKKGEELPDGVERERLYSEKFACPVHGAVMEELSPRLFSFNSPYGACEVCHGIGHLRKFTVDRVIPDPTQPVYSAVAPWAEKDNSYYFSLLYSVGEAFGFEIKTPWNQLTDEQRDVLLHGSRDPILIQADSRYRKGKAGYNRPFEGILPILERQLRDASGEAQRQKLEKFLELVPCEACAGQRLRPEALAVKVGPFCIPELTAVSVGQTLDRIEQLMGVGSHEGANPLLNDRQIQIGDLVLREIRLRLKFLLDVGLDYLSLDRPAMTLSGGEAQRIRLATQIGAGLTGVLYVLDEPSIGLHQRDNDRLLNTLVRLRDLGNTLVVVEHDEDTIRAADHVVDIGPGAGVHGGHIVAEGSFEDLINSEASLTGAYLSGRRSIPTPAERRKSGTRSLKLLDCNRNNLKNVSVEFPLGRLVSVTGVSGSGKSTLVNELLHPALENGLGMKVPFPQGLGELRGLKSIDKVIVIDQSPIGRTPRSNPATYTGAFDPIRQVFAATVEAKARGYQVGQFSFNVKGGRCEACRGQGVNVIEMNFLPDVYVQCDVCKGARFNRETLQVKYKGHTIADVLQMTVEQAAEVFDAIPQAADRLRTLVDVGLGYVKLGQPAPTLSGGEAQRVKLATELSRRATGKTLYLIDEPTTGLSFYDVHKLMDVMQRLVDKGNSIICIEHNLDVIRCSDWIIDLGPEGGDKGGELLVTGTPEEVAQHPTSHTGRYLSRVLEQHPPEIPLIAA from the coding sequence ATGGTGCGAGCTGCTGCCAAGAGCACGGATCGATCGGCTCCCATGAATCTGTCCGGCGGCAGCCTGGAGGATGTGATCCGAGTGCGTGGCGCTCGCCAGCACAACCTTAAAAACGTCGACGTCACCATTCCCCGCAACAAGCTGGTGGTGTTCACCGGCGTGAGTGGCAGCGGCAAGAGCTCTCTCGCTTTTGACACGATTTTTGCGGAAGGTCAGCGCCGCTACGTCGAGAGTCTGTCCGCCTACGCCCGACAGTTCTTGGGTCAGGTGGATAAGCCAGATGTGGACGCCATTGAGGGGCTGTCTCCTGCGATTTCGATCGATCAGAAATCCACCAGTCACAACCCCCGCTCCACCGTCGGAACGGTCACGGAAATCCAGGACTACCTGCGCCTGTTGTTCGGCCGCGCTGGTGAGCCCCATTGCCCGCAGTGTGAGCGCTCGATCCGTCCTCAGAGTATCGACGAGATGGTCGATCAGATCCTGTTGCTGCCGGAGGGCACCCGCTATCAGCTGCTGGCTCCCGTGGTTCGGGGCAAGAAGGGCACCCACACCAAGATGATCAGCGGCCTCGCTGCTGAGGGCTTCGCTCGGGTGCGCATCGATGGCGAGGTCCGCGAGCTGGCGGACAACATCGAGCTGGACAAGAACCACAGCCACAACATCGAAGTGGTGGTGGATCGGCTGGTGGCCCGCGACGGCATTCAGGAACGTCTCACTGACTCACTGCGCACTGTTCTCAAACGGGGGGATGGACTCGCTCTGGTTGAAGTTGTGCCTAAGAAGGGAGAGGAGCTCCCCGATGGTGTGGAGCGAGAGCGCCTTTATTCCGAAAAATTTGCTTGCCCGGTCCATGGAGCGGTCATGGAGGAGTTGTCCCCGAGGTTGTTCTCGTTCAACAGCCCCTATGGGGCTTGTGAGGTCTGCCACGGCATCGGTCATCTGCGGAAATTCACCGTGGATCGTGTCATTCCAGATCCCACTCAGCCGGTGTATTCGGCGGTTGCTCCCTGGGCGGAAAAGGACAACAGCTATTACTTCTCCTTGCTCTACTCCGTGGGAGAGGCCTTTGGCTTCGAGATCAAGACTCCATGGAACCAGCTCACCGATGAGCAACGTGATGTGTTGCTGCACGGCAGTCGTGATCCGATCCTGATCCAGGCTGATAGCCGTTACCGCAAGGGCAAGGCGGGCTACAACCGGCCTTTTGAGGGAATCCTGCCGATTCTTGAGCGTCAGCTGCGTGACGCCAGCGGAGAGGCGCAGCGTCAGAAGCTGGAGAAATTTCTTGAGTTGGTCCCGTGCGAGGCCTGCGCCGGTCAGCGGCTGCGGCCGGAAGCCCTCGCCGTGAAGGTGGGCCCTTTCTGCATTCCTGAGCTCACGGCCGTCAGCGTTGGTCAGACCCTTGACCGCATCGAGCAGTTGATGGGTGTTGGCAGCCATGAGGGGGCCAACCCATTGCTGAATGATCGCCAGATTCAGATCGGTGATCTGGTGCTGCGGGAGATCCGGCTGAGGTTGAAGTTCCTGTTGGATGTGGGGCTCGACTACCTGAGCCTGGATCGGCCGGCGATGACGCTGTCCGGTGGAGAAGCGCAGCGGATTCGTCTGGCCACTCAGATCGGTGCCGGTCTCACCGGTGTTCTGTATGTGCTCGATGAGCCGAGCATCGGTCTGCACCAGCGGGACAACGATCGTTTGCTGAACACCCTCGTGCGCCTGAGAGACCTGGGCAACACGCTGGTGGTGGTGGAGCACGACGAAGACACCATCCGTGCCGCCGATCACGTGGTGGACATCGGCCCTGGCGCGGGCGTGCATGGGGGCCACATCGTGGCGGAAGGCAGTTTCGAAGATCTGATAAACAGCGAAGCGTCGCTGACCGGTGCCTACCTCAGCGGTCGCCGCTCGATTCCGACACCGGCGGAACGACGCAAGAGCGGCACCCGTTCGCTCAAGTTGCTCGATTGCAACCGCAACAACCTCAAGAACGTCAGTGTGGAGTTTCCCCTCGGTCGGCTGGTGTCCGTCACCGGGGTGAGCGGCAGCGGCAAGAGCACCTTGGTGAATGAATTGCTCCACCCTGCACTGGAAAACGGCCTGGGAATGAAAGTTCCCTTTCCGCAGGGACTCGGTGAATTGCGGGGGTTGAAGTCAATCGACAAGGTGATCGTGATTGACCAGTCACCGATCGGTCGCACGCCACGCTCCAATCCCGCCACCTACACCGGTGCTTTCGATCCGATCCGTCAGGTGTTTGCTGCAACGGTTGAGGCCAAGGCCCGCGGCTATCAGGTGGGGCAATTCAGCTTCAACGTGAAGGGCGGTCGCTGTGAGGCTTGCCGCGGCCAGGGCGTGAACGTGATCGAGATGAATTTCCTGCCTGATGTCTACGTCCAGTGCGACGTCTGTAAGGGAGCACGTTTCAACCGGGAAACGTTGCAGGTGAAATACAAGGGGCACACCATTGCCGATGTGCTGCAAATGACGGTGGAGCAAGCCGCCGAAGTGTTCGACGCGATTCCTCAGGCTGCGGATCGATTGCGCACGTTGGTGGATGTCGGTCTCGGTTACGTGAAGCTTGGCCAGCCGGCTCCAACCCTCTCTGGTGGAGAAGCGCAGCGGGTGAAGTTGGCGACGGAGTTGTCACGCAGGGCGACTGGGAAAACCCTTTATCTGATTGATGAACCCACCACGGGTCTGAGTTTTTACGACGTCCACAAATTGATGGATGTGATGCAGCGCCTTGTTGATAAGGGCAATTCGATTATCTGTATCGAGCACAATCTGGATGTGATTCGCTGTTCCGATTGGATCATTGATCTCGGACCCGAGGGAGGCGACAAGGGTGGAGAGCTTCTGGTGACCGGGACTCCGGAAGAGGTGGCCCAGCATCCAACTAGTCACACGGGCCGTTACCTGAGCCGTGTTTTGGAGCAGCATCCGCCTGAGATCCCCTTGATCGCTGCCTGA
- the recN gene encoding DNA repair protein RecN, with translation MLTGLQLQNIALIDRLELEFGSGFTVLTGETGAGKSLLLDALDAVLGGAQGAAGQRLLREGSERSRIEASFQLTPLLQAWLSEADFEPEDELLVSREWKRQDGDRWSSRSRLNGTPVNRQQLLSLRPLLIDLTVQGHTQLLSKPGQQRQWLDHLGGSSLAALKADVAAAWQGWCESAAALEAVEREQQRCEEERAEQEDLLEQLEAAGLEDPGEQEQLEQDQDRLVHGVRLQEGLAQLFRRFRDGADQTPSLQDHFAASVQELQAMAQLDGSLTAVKDQALDLEANVEELLRSLDHYSLALESDPEHLDRIQERLAELKRLQRRHGLDLAGLIDRRDGLRQRLGDGGFEADLQRLRLVEQSQRHQRDQANAALRQARSQAAIDLQSSLLKLLPPMGLANVRFEVDLRLAEPADHGADAVSFLFSANPGQPLAPLVEVASGGEMSRFLLALKTTLAAVDSSSTLLFDEIDAGVSGRVSGAMADLLRSLGEQRQVFCVTHQPLVAAVADHHFRVNKEVKEGVTYSRVSRLQDTRERQQELAELAGGDQADLYAASLLAQRSA, from the coding sequence GTGCTCACCGGTCTGCAGCTGCAGAACATCGCCCTGATCGATCGGCTCGAACTGGAGTTCGGATCGGGTTTCACGGTGCTCACCGGTGAAACCGGTGCTGGAAAATCACTCCTCCTCGACGCCCTTGATGCAGTGCTTGGTGGCGCTCAGGGAGCTGCTGGCCAGCGTTTGCTGCGCGAGGGTTCCGAGCGGTCGCGCATCGAAGCCAGTTTTCAGCTCACGCCGCTTCTGCAGGCCTGGTTGTCTGAGGCGGATTTCGAGCCGGAGGACGAGCTTCTGGTCAGCCGGGAATGGAAACGTCAGGACGGCGACCGTTGGTCCAGCCGTTCGCGTCTTAATGGCACACCGGTGAACCGTCAGCAGCTGTTGTCCCTGCGGCCGCTGTTGATCGATCTCACGGTGCAGGGTCACACCCAGCTGTTGTCCAAGCCCGGGCAACAGCGCCAATGGCTGGATCATCTGGGGGGCTCATCCCTGGCGGCACTGAAAGCTGATGTGGCCGCGGCCTGGCAGGGGTGGTGTGAATCAGCAGCGGCCCTTGAGGCGGTTGAACGGGAACAGCAGCGTTGCGAGGAGGAACGGGCCGAGCAGGAGGACTTGCTCGAGCAGCTTGAGGCGGCCGGTCTGGAGGATCCTGGGGAACAAGAGCAGCTGGAACAGGACCAGGATCGATTGGTCCATGGCGTTCGTTTGCAGGAGGGATTGGCCCAGTTGTTTCGTCGTTTCAGGGACGGTGCGGACCAGACCCCGTCACTGCAGGACCATTTCGCCGCGTCGGTCCAGGAGCTGCAGGCGATGGCTCAACTGGACGGTTCCCTGACGGCGGTGAAGGATCAGGCCCTGGATCTGGAGGCGAATGTTGAGGAGCTTCTGCGGTCCCTCGATCACTACAGCTTGGCTTTGGAGAGTGACCCGGAGCATCTCGATCGGATTCAGGAGCGTCTGGCGGAACTGAAGCGGCTGCAGCGTCGTCATGGCCTTGATCTGGCCGGTTTGATCGACCGTCGCGATGGTTTGCGGCAGCGGCTGGGTGATGGGGGGTTCGAAGCGGATCTTCAGCGATTGAGATTGGTTGAACAGTCGCAGCGCCACCAACGGGATCAGGCCAATGCCGCCTTGCGACAGGCCCGTTCTCAGGCTGCCATCGATCTCCAGTCTTCCTTGCTCAAGCTGTTGCCCCCAATGGGCCTAGCCAATGTGCGTTTTGAGGTGGATCTGCGTCTTGCCGAACCGGCAGACCATGGAGCGGATGCCGTCTCTTTCCTGTTTTCCGCGAATCCCGGTCAGCCACTGGCACCGTTGGTGGAGGTGGCGTCTGGAGGTGAGATGTCGCGTTTTCTGTTGGCGTTGAAGACGACCCTTGCTGCAGTGGACAGCTCCAGCACGCTGCTGTTTGACGAGATCGATGCTGGCGTCAGTGGCCGTGTGAGTGGAGCGATGGCCGATTTGTTGCGCAGCCTCGGTGAGCAACGTCAGGTGTTTTGTGTGACCCATCAACCCTTGGTGGCAGCGGTTGCGGATCATCACTTCAGGGTCAACAAGGAGGTGAAGGAAGGCGTCACCTATTCGCGAGTGTCCCGACTGCAGGACACTCGCGAGCGCCAGCAGGAACTGGCTGAACTGGCGGGTGGAGATCAGGCTGATCTTTATGCAGCCAGCCTCCTGGCCCAGCGTTCAGCCTGA
- a CDS encoding AarF/ABC1/UbiB kinase family protein, whose product MTAELGDFIEAAGLLEYDPAAITRIYAGHPQRLIRRLWQTLVPIGLLLLGVAFDWLFQLLKDEERARSRARECAELLVDLGPAFIKAGQALSTRPDIVPPLLLEELSQLQDQLPGFDSDLAMACIEEDLGAPVDELYEQLDRDPISAASLGQVHRGVLNNGQKVAVKVQRPGLREQITLDLYIVRNIAAWLNSNIGLIRSDLVALIDELGRRVFEEMDYLNEAANAEKFAELHRHNPRIAVPAIFHEATSRRVLTMEWIDGVKLTNLDAVRELGIDPDDMVDVGVNCSLQQLLEHGFFHADPHPGNLLALADGRLCYLDFGMMSEVSRESRTGLIQAVVHLVNRNFGKLSKDFVTLGFLAEDVNLEPIVPAFESVFSQALEAGVNRMDFKAVTDDMSGVMYKFPFRVPPYYALIIRSLVTLEGIALSVDPQFKILGAAYPYFARRLMEDPDPQLRQSLKEMLFDGDAFRWTRLENLVSSAASQAQLDLEALLDQLLDFLFSPKAGLLRDQLVEATVDRLDAIGWSTMQRLGRRLPKRLQPSAFQSRGLPPADPLLKLEPIRELINVLQSLPGFTPDLLMKRMPRLLNEPDTRRMGVQVAQGLAERGVVRLVRVAAGVST is encoded by the coding sequence ATGACAGCGGAGCTTGGGGATTTCATCGAAGCAGCTGGTCTGCTCGAGTACGACCCCGCTGCCATCACCAGGATCTATGCAGGTCATCCCCAACGGCTAATCCGCCGCCTGTGGCAGACCCTTGTCCCAATCGGGCTGCTGCTGCTCGGCGTGGCCTTCGACTGGCTGTTCCAGCTTCTGAAGGATGAAGAACGGGCCCGGAGCCGTGCCCGCGAATGCGCTGAACTGCTGGTGGATCTGGGACCCGCCTTCATCAAAGCTGGCCAGGCCCTGTCCACCCGACCCGACATCGTGCCTCCTCTGTTGTTGGAGGAACTCTCACAACTGCAGGATCAATTGCCGGGTTTCGATAGCGATCTGGCCATGGCTTGTATCGAGGAAGACCTGGGTGCACCGGTCGATGAGCTCTATGAGCAGCTCGACCGGGACCCGATCTCTGCAGCCTCACTTGGTCAGGTGCACCGCGGCGTTCTCAACAACGGACAGAAGGTTGCGGTCAAAGTTCAGCGACCCGGTCTGCGCGAACAGATCACGCTGGATCTCTACATCGTCCGCAACATCGCCGCCTGGTTGAACAGCAACATCGGCCTGATCCGCAGCGACCTGGTTGCCCTGATCGATGAATTAGGCCGTCGGGTGTTCGAGGAGATGGACTACCTGAATGAGGCGGCCAACGCTGAAAAATTCGCTGAGCTGCATCGCCACAATCCCCGCATCGCCGTACCGGCCATCTTCCACGAGGCCACCAGCCGTCGTGTGCTGACGATGGAGTGGATCGATGGGGTGAAGCTCACCAATCTCGATGCGGTCCGTGAGCTGGGCATCGACCCCGACGACATGGTGGATGTCGGTGTGAACTGCAGCTTGCAGCAATTGCTGGAGCACGGCTTCTTCCATGCCGACCCTCATCCGGGCAACCTGCTGGCCCTCGCGGATGGCCGGCTCTGCTATCTGGATTTCGGGATGATGAGTGAAGTCAGCCGTGAGTCCCGCACCGGATTGATTCAAGCGGTGGTGCACCTGGTGAACCGCAATTTCGGAAAGCTCTCCAAAGACTTCGTCACCCTTGGTTTCCTGGCGGAAGACGTCAATCTCGAGCCCATCGTTCCGGCATTCGAATCCGTCTTCAGTCAGGCCCTGGAAGCTGGGGTCAATCGCATGGACTTCAAGGCCGTAACCGACGACATGTCCGGTGTGATGTACAAATTCCCTTTCCGCGTCCCGCCCTATTACGCACTCATCATCCGCTCCCTGGTCACGCTTGAAGGCATCGCCTTGAGCGTCGACCCACAGTTCAAGATCCTTGGCGCGGCGTACCCCTATTTCGCCAGGAGATTGATGGAGGATCCCGATCCGCAATTGCGGCAGAGCCTCAAGGAAATGTTGTTCGACGGTGACGCATTCCGCTGGACACGTCTGGAAAATCTGGTGTCCAGTGCAGCCAGCCAGGCACAACTGGACCTCGAAGCCCTGCTGGATCAGCTTCTCGATTTCCTGTTCTCTCCCAAAGCCGGTTTGCTCAGAGATCAACTTGTTGAGGCCACTGTGGATCGCCTCGACGCCATTGGCTGGTCGACCATGCAACGGCTCGGACGCCGCTTGCCCAAGCGACTCCAACCCTCAGCCTTCCAGTCTCGAGGACTGCCCCCAGCCGATCCACTGCTGAAGTTGGAACCGATTCGTGAACTGATCAACGTTCTCCAATCTCTACCGGGCTTCACTCCCGACCTGCTGATGAAACGGATGCCCAGGCTGCTCAATGAACCGGACACCCGTCGGATGGGTGTTCAAGTCGCTCAGGGTCTGGCCGAACGAGGAGTTGTCCGCCTCGTGAGGGTTGCTGCTGGAGTCTCCACCTAA
- a CDS encoding alpha/beta hydrolase: protein MPTFKTRRCRAIALAATWSIGLTALASPALAAKDVALVSGAFRRSIPVEDIEHLANTGEARGLLEQLLVLSKQDPENVAKLLNQKLDLPLVLTSRLINTRIGEAIIRRVGQILYPIYTPQPEVSIPALRAGVINGLHNSGDGLTAVDFLKAYPNEVLAVNLPALFSVIDKAQSISGLVQFFSDSPLDGLKEAKP from the coding sequence ATGCCAACCTTCAAAACACGTCGCTGCCGGGCGATAGCCCTGGCCGCAACCTGGAGTATTGGGTTGACCGCCCTGGCCAGCCCAGCGCTAGCAGCAAAAGACGTTGCACTGGTCAGTGGAGCCTTTCGGCGCTCAATCCCCGTCGAAGACATCGAGCATCTGGCCAACACCGGTGAAGCGAGAGGTTTGCTGGAGCAGCTCCTGGTTCTATCCAAACAGGATCCTGAAAACGTCGCCAAACTCCTCAACCAAAAACTGGATCTGCCTCTGGTTCTCACCAGTCGTCTGATTAACACCCGCATTGGTGAAGCGATCATCCGACGTGTGGGGCAGATCCTTTATCCGATCTACACACCTCAACCTGAAGTCAGTATCCCCGCGTTGCGGGCTGGCGTGATCAACGGACTCCACAACAGCGGTGACGGACTGACCGCCGTGGATTTCCTCAAGGCCTATCCCAATGAAGTGTTGGCTGTGAACCTTCCGGCCCTGTTCTCCGTAATCGACAAAGCCCAATCCATTTCAGGACTGGTGCAGTTCTTCTCCGATTCACCCCTGGACGGCCTGAAGGAAGCCAAGCCCTGA